GGACCATTTATGCAAAGCAAAAAGATTTAGCTGCGCTTTCTTCCTTGGCTCCTGAAGCAAGGAAAAAGGTTATCAGGAGAATGTTGAATATCGATCGTATTGATTCAGCAGTAACTCAAATTAGGGTAGACACAAGAGATAAACAAAGATTTGTTGAAGGTATCCAATCCAGCCTTGAAAATATTGAAGAGTTGGAAGTAGATAAAAAGGAATTAGAGGGGCAGCAGAGTTCAATAAATAAAAATATTGGTGTTTTCACTACCGAGCTTAATATTATTAAAGACGAAAGGCAAAAACTAAGAAAAGAAAAGGAAGATCAAGAAGCGAAATATAAAACTTATAATCAATTTTCCAGCGATGTATCTCGCTTATCAACTCAAATAACCTCTTTAAAAAGGAAACTAAGTGATTCAGAAAAAGACCTTGAAGAGCTAAAGAAAAATAAGGAAACATTAGATAAGCTTGAGCCGAAAGAAAAAGAATATCTAAAAGTTAAGGAAGATAAGTCAGCGCAGGAAACATTAAGGCTTAAATTTCAAGAGAAATTGGCATTTGAGAAAAACTGGAAAGAAATGAAAGAAGAAATAGATGGTCGCGAAAAAGAATTAAAGGCTGCGATAGAGCAGCTTAAACTATTTTCTAGTATACAGAAAGATTCTGATTCTACAGAGAAAGCACTAAGAGATAAAGAAGTTAGTAGAAGGAAGCTTGAGAAAGAAGTAAAGGACGCTGAAGGGAAAGTGAGTGTTTATTCATCCCAATTAGAAGAATTGATTCACAAGAAGAAGAGCATAAGCCAATTGGGCGGTAGTGGCAAATGTCCTACTTGCTTCCGTGAATTAGGGGAAGATGGCAAAGACATTTTGCTTCATTTAGATAATGAAATAAGTAAAGTGAAAGAGAAACTAATACCTTCTCATGAAAATAGAGATAAGGTAAGTGAGCAATTAGAAGATGTTATGGCAGAACAAGAGAAATTGGTAGAGCAAAAGAATAAATTAAATGAAAAATTGAAGAAAAAATCCAAGATAGAGCAGTCAATAGAAGAGCAAGATAACGAGGTAAAGAAATTGAGTTTTAAAATTACAAGAACAGAAGAAAAGATTTCCGGAATGAAAGATATAAAATTTGATCGGGGATTTTACGCGGAATTATTAAGAAAGTTTGATACGTTATCGGAAACAAGAGATTCAATTCTTGAATTAAGAAAAGAGATTCAAAGAATTCCTAAAATTGTTGAAGCAATAGATAGCACAAGAAAAGAGATCAATGATTTGGAAAATACGCTTGAGAATAAAGAAGAAGATTTAAAGAAGCTTGAGTTTAATGAGAAAAGGTTTGAGAAAATAAAAGCAAACTATGAGGAACTAAGTGATAAATTATTGACAGGTCAGAATAAATTAGATGAAGCCAAAGGTAAAACAGAAGTTTTAAAACAAAGAATTTCTAATATTAAAGAAAGAATGGCCCGCCGAAAAGAAAACCAAAAGAGAATTGAAGCCGCAAGTTTAGAACTTCAATATTTGCAGCGTCTTGAATTGCTTTTAGATAAATTCAGGCTTGAATTAACAGGAAGGATACGCCCTTTATTAGAAGCGAGAACATCCTTTCTTTTTAGCGAAATTACGGATGGGCGTTATCCTTCTGTCGAACTTGATGAAGACTATGAATTATCAATTTTGGACGGAGATAAATATTTCAAGTTAAAAAGATTTTCAGGTGGAGAAGAGGATCTCGCTAATTTATGTTTGAGAATTGCAATGTCACAAGTAATCGCAGAGAGAAGTGGTGGAGTAGAGATAAATTTTATAGCATTAGACGAAATATTTGGTAGCCAAGATGAAGACAGGCGACAAAATATAATGAATTCTTTCAATAAACTATCTTCTCAATTTCGGCAAATATTCCTTATCTCCCATATTGAGGAAATTCGGGAGATGCTGAATAGAGTTTTACGAGTAGAGGAAAATGGAACGAGGAAAGAAAGTAAAGTTTCGTTAGTTTGAAGTTTATTGATTTTTTTTAAGCAATCTGTGATAAAATATAGCAATCGCATTAGATTATTCCGCCCCCTAGCATCATTTGAATTTTAGCTTGTTCTTTGAGCAAAAAGGCAAATTTTGCCCGCACCAAAATTTGCCTTTTTGCCAGCACTTCTTTAAGTGTTTATCGGGAGAGGCGCAGCTTGCCGCACCGCCAGCTTTTACTCGTAAATTGCGGCATAGCGGACGAACCTTTAAAAAATTTTGTTTTTAGCTTGTAGTAACGTGTCGGGTGAGGACGCTGTGGCTTGCGCCGCCCCCACCCGGCGCAAGCCACAGCTGCGCCGCACACGCATTAAAATTAGCTGGAAGCGAGCGGCCCAGCGAGCGCCATTGCCCGCTCAATGTGGGAGCGCCCCCCCAGGGCGCGGTGCATTTAAGCTGTTTCATTAGAGACCAGCTTTACCCCGGTATTAGAGACAAAAAACGGATTAGGGGTTTCTCAGGGACGAAAATACTTTCGATCTATCGGATATAAGGACCCCATTTTATTTCTAACAAAACAGTAAAGGATAAATATCTTGAGAAAGCTTGAACGTCTCTTGGTGCCAATGATAATGATGGGAATGTTAGTCCTATCTGGTTGTGAAAAACCAGGCTCAGCAATGTGGCCCGCACACTCCTTTTCGCAAACTGACAAAAGCATAACATCAAGCCCAGCATCGGCTCCAATATCGACATCAACATCGGGTAAAGTAGTTTTGGCGTTAATAGCCGGGGTTGATGGAACTAAAACCTTTACAGGCAAGATTATAGAAGTTGCTCCTGTATTATTAAAACATCCGCCAAGATATTCATTTTGTAGGATTCAGATCGTTTCTGATAATGGCGGCAAATCTGGATTTTTTGTCCCACGAGCTACCATTATTACCGATCTTAATGGTAAAGATATAAGCGGCAAGTGGCCTGGTAAAGGAGAAAGAGTTGAAATAAAGTATTATACGTTAAAGCCTGGGAAGGATGATCGCACCTACACAGTTTCTATTCGCTACGTTCCTTCGGATTATGTTCCAAATCCGGCGGCTCCGAGCAAACCGGCGACAGCTTCCGCAACACCGGGTAATGCAGCTAAAGATAATATCTTTGTAGGTAAGGTTGATACAGCGTTCAGCTTTCCACCAATTGGGTATTTTTGGAAATTTGCTGCTGTTGCTGATAACGGCGAGAAGAAAGAGTTTTGTATCCTGAAGAATAATACAACCATTATACAGATTGATGGTAAACAAAGATACGGCGAAGCGCCCAGAAAAGGCAGGAAAATTGAGGTTAAATATTCAGTCGCACAAGATGGTCATAATGTGACTACCTCGATGCGTTACGTGTCATTGGATTACGTCCGGCAGCCGACAGCATCAAGTGTATCGGCAAACGCAGCTTCATCAACATCTGCTCCGATACCGAGTTTAAGTTTTCAACTTGGGGAGAAGATACCGGCTGGCAAAGCGGTAGTCTACATTTATCGTCCCACTGGTTCCGGTGCCGGAGGTGCAGCGATGCCCTTCGGCATAAAAGCAAATGGTAAAGACGCAATAACGCTGGTGCAGGGCGGATATTACGAATATGTCACTGAACCAGGTAATGTAGAATTTACGACTTTCGAAATGGGGTTTATGGCGCCGAGTTCACAATCTTCCGTAACTGTTGATGCAAAAGCCGGTCAAACGTATTATCTTAAAGGCACACATGGCAAGGGAGCAATGGGAAGGGCACACCTGGAATCAGCCTCTCCAGAAGTAGGAGCGCAGGAAATAGCAAACTGTAAAGTAATTAGGACGCAGTGAGAATGTAGGGGCAGCGAATATTTTTAATCTATCCAGCCCGGAAATCAGCGAGGAATTGCCTCTCTGAATTGCAGAATTTAGCATATATTAAGGTAATCGATACATTTAGCGTGCTTTAAAGGTTAGAGAGGCTTCCCCTTGTGCTATATGGGAGTGGCCCATAAATTCTTGTGTACCGGTTAGTTACATCATTAAAATTTAAAATGATATTTAAAGGCTATTGGTCTAATACGGTCAATAGCCTTTCTTATTTGTTTAGTTTATTATGAACTTAATTGATTTTGGTTTCCAGAATTCAAATCTCTTTCGGCATATGCCGCTTTTTGACGAAATTTCATATATCGGGCATAATGAGGAGAAGGTCCGCCAATATAAAGCGATTCGCGAGGATCAAACCTGCAATCTTTTGGTCTTAAATTTTATTCGCGATGATGAAAAAATCCTTTGGGATGCGATAGGGGATTTTTTAAAG
The nucleotide sequence above comes from Candidatus Omnitrophota bacterium. Encoded proteins:
- a CDS encoding SMC family ATPase; amino-acid sequence: MFLRSLKLRNYRKFRDEPIEFPEGIIGIIGPNGAGKSSILEAIGWALYGNQLTRSDKSEVKSQNAALEEDCEVELIFDLGGHSYKVLRQLKGRNSISNALAFIDGNIEPVAERDSGVNQYIELLLGMDYVTFLRTIYAKQKDLAALSSLAPEARKKVIRRMLNIDRIDSAVTQIRVDTRDKQRFVEGIQSSLENIEELEVDKKELEGQQSSINKNIGVFTTELNIIKDERQKLRKEKEDQEAKYKTYNQFSSDVSRLSTQITSLKRKLSDSEKDLEELKKNKETLDKLEPKEKEYLKVKEDKSAQETLRLKFQEKLAFEKNWKEMKEEIDGREKELKAAIEQLKLFSSIQKDSDSTEKALRDKEVSRRKLEKEVKDAEGKVSVYSSQLEELIHKKKSISQLGGSGKCPTCFRELGEDGKDILLHLDNEISKVKEKLIPSHENRDKVSEQLEDVMAEQEKLVEQKNKLNEKLKKKSKIEQSIEEQDNEVKKLSFKITRTEEKISGMKDIKFDRGFYAELLRKFDTLSETRDSILELRKEIQRIPKIVEAIDSTRKEINDLENTLENKEEDLKKLEFNEKRFEKIKANYEELSDKLLTGQNKLDEAKGKTEVLKQRISNIKERMARRKENQKRIEAASLELQYLQRLELLLDKFRLELTGRIRPLLEARTSFLFSEITDGRYPSVELDEDYELSILDGDKYFKLKRFSGGEEDLANLCLRIAMSQVIAERSGGVEINFIALDEIFGSQDEDRRQNIMNSFNKLSSQFRQIFLISHIEEIREMLNRVLRVEENGTRKESKVSLV
- a CDS encoding DUF2846 domain-containing protein produces the protein MRKLERLLVPMIMMGMLVLSGCEKPGSAMWPAHSFSQTDKSITSSPASAPISTSTSGKVVLALIAGVDGTKTFTGKIIEVAPVLLKHPPRYSFCRIQIVSDNGGKSGFFVPRATIITDLNGKDISGKWPGKGERVEIKYYTLKPGKDDRTYTVSIRYVPSDYVPNPAAPSKPATASATPGNAAKDNIFVGKVDTAFSFPPIGYFWKFAAVADNGEKKEFCILKNNTTIIQIDGKQRYGEAPRKGRKIEVKYSVAQDGHNVTTSMRYVSLDYVRQPTASSVSANAASSTSAPIPSLSFQLGEKIPAGKAVVYIYRPTGSGAGGAAMPFGIKANGKDAITLVQGGYYEYVTEPGNVEFTTFEMGFMAPSSQSSVTVDAKAGQTYYLKGTHGKGAMGRAHLESASPEVGAQEIANCKVIRTQ